The proteins below are encoded in one region of Mycobacterium shinjukuense:
- a CDS encoding TetR/AcrR family transcriptional regulator, with protein MARRRGWDGRPPGTDEEASQRIVATAVKLIAETGSDVSIADVASSLGVIRQTVYRYFPTADALMHAAAIASVDAFLDRLTDAVRGITDPAEAMTEGVLFTLEDVARTPHLGLLLSAPHAAAHSGNITSDEAQAFGMRMIGRFDVDWAHYGYDEGAQRELVEFTLRTMLSFFVAPNEPTRTREELRRFIKRWLGGAILAQPR; from the coding sequence GTGGCACGTAGGCGCGGATGGGACGGGCGTCCCCCCGGCACCGATGAGGAAGCATCCCAGCGCATCGTGGCGACGGCGGTGAAACTGATCGCCGAGACCGGATCGGATGTCAGCATCGCCGACGTCGCCTCGTCGCTGGGGGTCATCAGGCAGACGGTGTACCGCTACTTCCCGACCGCCGACGCGCTCATGCATGCGGCGGCGATCGCCTCGGTGGACGCCTTCCTCGACCGGCTTACCGACGCCGTCCGCGGCATCACCGATCCGGCGGAGGCCATGACCGAAGGCGTGCTGTTCACGTTGGAGGACGTCGCCCGCACGCCGCATCTCGGCCTGCTGCTGTCGGCGCCCCACGCGGCTGCGCACTCGGGCAACATCACATCCGACGAAGCGCAGGCCTTCGGAATGAGGATGATCGGCCGTTTCGACGTCGACTGGGCACACTACGGATACGACGAAGGGGCCCAGCGCGAACTCGTCGAGTTCACCCTGCGCACGATGCTGTCGTTCTTCGTCGCCCCCAACGAGCCCACCCGAACGCGAGAAGAGTTGCGCCGCTTCATCAAACGCTGGCTGGGCGGCGCCATCCTTGCGCAACCACGCTGA
- a CDS encoding type II toxin-antitoxin system VapC family toxin — protein MPIVYFDSSAFVKLLVEEDDSDIAAALWDGCDAAVSSRLAYPEVRAALAAAGRARRMGADEQRLALAMWEEYWAATRAVELTRDVAHRAGHLATAHALGGADAVHLASVLAIGVDGTVFAVWDQRLRTAAQEAAVEVVPRRPRQPTDAP, from the coding sequence GTGCCGATCGTTTACTTCGACAGCAGCGCGTTCGTCAAACTCCTGGTCGAGGAGGATGACAGCGACATCGCCGCGGCGCTATGGGATGGCTGCGACGCCGCGGTCTCGTCTCGCTTGGCGTACCCGGAGGTGCGTGCGGCGCTGGCGGCTGCCGGCCGTGCCCGGCGCATGGGCGCTGACGAGCAACGCCTCGCCCTGGCCATGTGGGAAGAGTACTGGGCAGCCACCCGGGCGGTAGAGCTGACCCGGGATGTCGCCCACCGCGCCGGGCATTTAGCCACAGCGCATGCGCTGGGTGGCGCCGATGCGGTCCACCTTGCCAGCGTCCTTGCAATCGGGGTCGACGGCACCGTGTTCGCCGTGTGGGACCAGCGGCTCCGCACCGCAGCGCAAGAGGCCGCTGTGGAAGTGGTGCCGAGGCGGCCACGTCAGCCAACAGACGCACCGTGA
- a CDS encoding patatin-like protein — translation MAFDRPSPVTELTQELRFAATMTGGVSLAIWMAGVAREINLLAQASQWRRAGGPLPTDNRLTREATASLRRYAQLIDLLDMVVDVDILSGTSAGGINAALLARSRVSGCDLGGLRDLWLDLGALTELLRDPRDEHTPSLLYGDERMFARLAEQIPKLETGPFPPAAFPEAARTPSTTLYITTTLLAGETGRFTDSFGTLVQDVDRRGLFTFTETDLANTDTIPALALAARSSASFPIAFEPAFLPFREGTPAKGGVPARPPMAPFSNITRPHWVADGGLLDNRPIDVVLRRIFDRPARRPVRRVLLFVVPSSGPTPDPVAEPPVATVDEPLGLVDGLLKDLAAVTTQSIAASLRAIRAHQDRMAARTDTKLRLAELAAALPDGTRLLTPALLADYRTREATNHANTLTTALLRQLSTWPPESAGSTDSVPKGWESGVAVGGDAEQVCRRQVIESILSRWSQPAERALPDGPADFARYGQPAYDLAKGCALAVVQAAYQLAKSEADLGALAELTRGIHAACPPPSPVDLGELVRTVCGNEAIRRGSLANAARLLAADYLHQARVREQSWIALGEALVDGYPLLTRLAGAAASAFGAQQDSLLAHDHVAAGQLTTYLDYLGSPADSRDPATMAAKLFDLAVTQRAMLPSEADVEQSVELVQVSADTRTLLAPDWRTAQQKLTGMQLHHFGAFYKRSWRANDWMWGRLDGSGWLVHVLLDPRRVRWIVAARGGERQVVANKRESGAQWFLRQLKALGAPDLPSSGQLVTEQVLLHELAFLDDPAMAIPPSIPQTSLWLAQAWQRCVLDEELDVLANTVIDPQPGQRPDWSPASSRTWAQKVLAAGAGDAKYALLKENPVASETFATDKGSPLMAQTVAKVAATATGAAGSVRQLPSVVRPALVTLRTLTLGGYQVVSWTKGIARSTIIAGAVLLVLGVAAAIQSATVAGVTGLVMAATGSYLIVLGTWQLSSRLLFALLSVTLVGAVLSLATPVVRDWLFGDEQNPGLVGAHAYWLGAQWWHPLIVVGAIALGVTVIAAAMPGRR, via the coding sequence ATGGCATTCGACAGGCCGTCACCGGTGACGGAGTTGACGCAGGAACTCCGGTTCGCCGCGACCATGACCGGCGGCGTCAGTCTGGCGATCTGGATGGCCGGGGTTGCGCGAGAAATCAACCTGCTCGCGCAGGCGTCGCAGTGGCGCAGGGCGGGCGGACCGTTGCCCACCGACAACCGACTCACCAGGGAGGCCACGGCTTCCCTGCGCCGCTACGCCCAGCTCATCGACTTGCTCGACATGGTCGTCGACGTCGACATCCTGTCGGGAACGAGCGCGGGTGGCATCAACGCGGCCCTGCTTGCCAGGTCGCGAGTCTCCGGGTGTGACCTGGGCGGGCTACGAGACCTTTGGCTCGACCTGGGCGCGCTGACCGAGCTGCTGCGAGACCCGCGCGACGAGCACACCCCGTCCCTGTTGTACGGCGACGAGCGGATGTTCGCTAGGTTGGCCGAGCAGATCCCCAAACTCGAGACCGGGCCGTTTCCGCCCGCGGCGTTTCCGGAGGCTGCGCGCACGCCGTCCACCACGCTATACATCACCACGACCCTGCTCGCCGGCGAGACAGGCAGGTTCACCGACTCGTTCGGCACGCTCGTTCAAGACGTTGATCGGCGTGGCCTGTTCACCTTCACCGAGACCGACCTCGCCAACACCGACACGATCCCGGCCTTGGCGTTGGCGGCCCGCAGCTCCGCGTCGTTCCCCATCGCCTTCGAGCCGGCCTTCCTGCCCTTTAGGGAGGGCACCCCCGCCAAGGGTGGCGTGCCGGCTCGGCCGCCGATGGCGCCGTTCAGCAACATCACCCGCCCCCACTGGGTGGCCGATGGCGGCCTGCTGGACAACCGGCCGATCGACGTCGTGCTGCGGCGCATCTTCGACCGTCCCGCCCGACGACCGGTGCGCCGGGTGCTGCTCTTTGTCGTTCCCTCCTCCGGACCGACACCGGACCCGGTGGCCGAGCCGCCGGTGGCCACCGTCGACGAGCCGCTCGGGCTGGTCGACGGGCTGCTCAAGGACCTGGCTGCGGTCACCACCCAGTCCATCGCGGCCAGCCTGCGGGCGATCCGCGCCCATCAGGACCGCATGGCGGCTCGCACCGACACCAAACTGCGCCTGGCCGAGCTCGCCGCGGCGCTACCCGACGGCACGCGGCTGCTCACCCCGGCGCTGCTGGCCGACTACCGGACGCGTGAGGCCACCAACCATGCGAATACCCTCACCACCGCCCTGCTGCGCCAGCTCAGCACGTGGCCGCCGGAATCGGCCGGGTCAACAGACAGTGTGCCGAAGGGCTGGGAATCCGGCGTCGCCGTCGGGGGTGACGCCGAGCAGGTGTGCCGACGGCAGGTCATCGAGTCGATCCTGAGTCGCTGGTCGCAACCGGCCGAGCGTGCGCTGCCCGACGGTCCGGCCGACTTTGCGCGGTATGGCCAACCGGCCTACGACCTCGCCAAGGGTTGCGCGCTCGCCGTCGTCCAGGCGGCATACCAGCTGGCCAAGTCCGAAGCCGACCTCGGCGCCTTGGCCGAACTCACCCGAGGAATTCACGCGGCCTGCCCACCTCCGTCACCGGTCGATCTGGGTGAGCTGGTGCGCACGGTGTGCGGCAACGAGGCGATCCGGCGAGGGTCGCTCGCCAACGCCGCCCGCCTGCTCGCCGCGGACTATCTGCACCAGGCCAGGGTGCGGGAGCAATCGTGGATCGCGCTGGGCGAGGCCCTGGTCGACGGCTACCCACTATTGACTCGACTCGCCGGTGCGGCCGCCTCCGCCTTTGGCGCACAGCAGGATTCGCTGCTCGCGCACGATCACGTCGCGGCCGGCCAGCTCACCACCTACCTCGACTATCTGGGGTCACCAGCCGACTCGCGCGACCCGGCGACCATGGCCGCCAAGCTGTTCGATCTGGCCGTCACCCAGCGGGCGATGCTGCCGTCGGAGGCAGACGTCGAGCAGTCGGTGGAGCTCGTGCAGGTCAGCGCCGACACCCGCACCCTGCTTGCGCCCGACTGGCGAACCGCCCAGCAGAAGCTCACCGGCATGCAGTTGCACCATTTCGGCGCCTTCTACAAACGCTCATGGCGAGCCAACGACTGGATGTGGGGCCGGCTGGATGGATCCGGTTGGCTGGTGCACGTCCTGCTGGACCCGCGGCGGGTGCGGTGGATCGTTGCCGCCCGCGGCGGCGAACGCCAGGTCGTGGCCAACAAGCGGGAAAGCGGGGCGCAGTGGTTCCTGCGGCAACTCAAGGCACTTGGGGCACCGGACCTTCCGAGTTCCGGCCAACTTGTGACCGAACAGGTGCTGCTTCACGAGCTTGCGTTCTTGGACGACCCGGCCATGGCGATACCCCCCAGCATTCCCCAGACGTCGCTGTGGCTGGCGCAAGCGTGGCAGCGATGCGTCCTCGACGAGGAATTGGACGTGCTGGCCAACACCGTGATCGACCCACAGCCGGGACAACGGCCGGACTGGAGCCCGGCAAGTTCGCGAACCTGGGCCCAGAAGGTGTTGGCCGCCGGCGCAGGGGACGCCAAATATGCTCTGTTGAAAGAGAATCCGGTCGCCAGCGAAACATTCGCCACCGACAAGGGGTCGCCGCTGATGGCGCAGACGGTCGCCAAGGTTGCCGCGACCGCGACCGGGGCGGCCGGATCCGTCCGGCAGCTGCCCAGCGTCGTCAGGCCGGCCCTGGTCACGTTGCGAACACTGACGCTCGGCGGATATCAAGTGGTGTCGTGGACCAAAGGCATTGCCCGGTCGACCATCATCGCCGGCGCGGTGCTGTTGGTGCTCGGCGTCGCCGCCGCGATTCAGTCGGCAACCGTGGCGGGAGTGACCGGGCTGGTCATGGCCGCAACGGGTAGTTACCTCATCGTGCTGGGCACCTGGCAGCTATCCAGCCGGCTACTGTTCGCGCTGTTGTCGGTGACCCTTGTCGGCGCGGTGCTGTCGCTGGCCACGCCCGTCGTGCGGGACTGGCTGTTCGGCGACGAGCAGAATCCCGGCCTGGTCGGTGCCCATGCCTATTGGCTGGGCGCGCAGTGGTGGCACCCGCTGATCGTGGTGGGAGCGATCGCGCTGGGCGTCACCGTGATCGCGGCCGCCATGCCGGGGCGACGGTGA
- a CDS encoding LppP/LprE family lipoprotein, whose translation MSHEVDPGWPPPAGEPSDDVDTTPPTAESPSGRTLWLLAVLVTLVCIVAIVTFVGNNRRPGANHAPVTTASSPPTSAAPASTATGPGPCGPDEATAIAAALAKLPPDSKTGKPWNSTPESSNYNPCAELSAVVLTVQDATRSSPDQALMFHRGTFVGTATPKAYPFTHVEGPASTNNIVVLTYRTRQSCDACEDGILTTVGFRWEGDRVQMLDRPPELVDSPP comes from the coding sequence GTGTCGCACGAGGTGGATCCCGGCTGGCCTCCGCCGGCCGGTGAGCCGTCCGACGATGTCGACACCACCCCGCCGACGGCCGAAAGCCCGTCCGGCCGCACCCTCTGGCTGCTGGCCGTGCTGGTGACGCTGGTGTGCATCGTGGCGATCGTCACGTTCGTCGGCAACAACCGGCGCCCGGGTGCGAACCACGCGCCGGTGACGACGGCGTCGTCCCCGCCGACCTCGGCGGCCCCGGCTTCCACCGCCACCGGCCCGGGCCCGTGCGGACCCGACGAAGCGACCGCGATCGCGGCGGCCCTGGCCAAGCTCCCGCCCGACAGCAAGACCGGTAAGCCGTGGAACAGCACGCCGGAGTCGAGTAACTACAATCCGTGCGCTGAGTTGTCCGCGGTGGTGCTGACGGTGCAGGACGCCACGCGCAGTTCGCCCGACCAGGCGCTGATGTTTCACCGCGGGACGTTCGTGGGGACCGCGACGCCCAAGGCGTACCCCTTCACCCATGTGGAGGGGCCGGCCTCCACCAACAACATTGTGGTGTTGACCTACCGGACGCGGCAGAGCTGTGACGCCTGCGAGGACGGCATCCTGACGACCGTCGGGTTTCGGTGGGAGGGCGACCGTGTGCAGATGCTCGATCGGCCGCCGGAGCTTGTGGATTCGCCGCCGTAG
- a CDS encoding alpha/beta fold hydrolase codes for MATDPEPFVIRGAGGVRIVADRLGDPGARAVVFLHGGGQTRRSWGRAAAAVAARGWQAVTVDLRGHGESDWSSEGDYRVVSFAADVEEVLRSLPPRPVLVGASLGGFTAMLLAGELSPGIASAVVLVDIVPNMEQAGADRIHAFMVDRVESGFGSLEEVADAIAEYNPHRPRPTDLDGLTTNLRRRGDRWYWHWDPQFISGAAALPPVEVTDPDRMHAAVAAILRHGVPMLLIRGQMSDLVSQQRADEFLTRFPQVEFTDVRGAGHMVAGDRNDVFAGAVLDFLARHSSNA; via the coding sequence ATGGCGACCGACCCCGAACCGTTCGTGATCCGGGGGGCGGGCGGTGTGCGCATCGTCGCTGACCGCCTGGGCGATCCCGGTGCGCGTGCCGTGGTGTTCCTGCACGGCGGCGGGCAGACCCGACGCTCGTGGGGCCGGGCGGCGGCCGCCGTGGCCGCCCGCGGGTGGCAGGCCGTCACGGTCGACCTGCGGGGTCATGGAGAATCCGACTGGTCAAGCGAGGGTGACTATCGCGTGGTCAGCTTTGCCGCCGACGTCGAGGAGGTGCTGCGCAGCCTGCCTCCGCGACCGGTGCTGGTGGGAGCCTCCCTGGGTGGGTTCACCGCGATGCTGCTGGCGGGGGAGCTTTCGCCGGGCATCGCCAGCGCGGTGGTGTTGGTCGACATCGTGCCGAACATGGAGCAGGCCGGGGCGGACCGGATCCACGCCTTCATGGTCGACCGGGTGGAATCCGGGTTCGGTTCACTGGAGGAGGTCGCCGACGCGATCGCCGAGTACAACCCGCATCGGCCCCGGCCCACCGATCTGGACGGCCTGACCACCAACCTGCGCCGCCGCGGTGATCGCTGGTACTGGCACTGGGATCCGCAGTTCATCAGCGGCGCGGCGGCCTTGCCCCCCGTCGAGGTCACCGATCCCGACCGCATGCATGCGGCCGTCGCCGCGATCCTGCGACACGGCGTGCCCATGCTGCTCATTCGCGGCCAGATGAGCGATCTGGTCAGCCAGCAGCGCGCCGACGAATTTCTTACCCGCTTCCCGCAGGTCGAGTTCACCGATGTGCGCGGCGCCGGACACATGGTCGCCGGCGATCGCAACGATGTCTTCGCCGGGGCCGTGCTGGATTTCCTTGCCCGGCATAGCTCGAACGCGTGA
- a CDS encoding metal-dependent hydrolase: MTDLQVRKMRFAFADYDVPFLWNEKNPAFSSMANAVSFLAIAFEKMIGAMIPEAMPLITDPAVAEEAQAFVRQEGQHSMAHRQHAKGLIKSYPALKDTLDAVIAAFDELTANEPLRYRLAYTADLEATFTPVFKLMLDNDDTLFAPGDDRVASLFLWHFVEEVEHRSSALIIYDEVVGDPWYRMRVAPSVFKHVWSVLRMAAEGFNKHVPLAERQVDAMSTFGMYRRKTALLQRLRVSRVANHGPFGNAFGHLPLREKLIAVSGIVRSQLPNHDPARENLPALAEEWFARYDDGYDVTNWYTAATKQNVDA, encoded by the coding sequence ATGACGGATCTTCAGGTGCGCAAGATGCGGTTCGCGTTCGCGGACTATGACGTTCCGTTCCTGTGGAACGAAAAGAACCCCGCGTTCTCGAGCATGGCCAACGCGGTGTCGTTCCTGGCGATCGCGTTCGAGAAGATGATCGGCGCCATGATCCCCGAGGCCATGCCGCTGATCACCGATCCGGCCGTGGCCGAGGAAGCTCAAGCGTTCGTGCGGCAGGAAGGCCAGCACTCCATGGCCCACCGCCAGCACGCGAAGGGACTGATCAAGAGCTATCCGGCGCTCAAGGACACCCTCGACGCGGTGATCGCCGCCTTCGACGAGCTGACCGCCAACGAGCCGCTGCGGTACCGGCTCGCCTACACCGCCGACCTCGAGGCGACCTTCACGCCGGTGTTCAAACTGATGCTCGACAACGATGACACGCTGTTCGCGCCGGGCGACGACCGGGTGGCCTCGCTGTTTTTGTGGCACTTCGTCGAGGAGGTCGAGCATCGCAGCTCGGCGTTGATCATCTACGACGAGGTCGTCGGCGACCCCTGGTATCGCATGCGGGTGGCACCGTCGGTGTTCAAACACGTCTGGTCGGTGCTGCGGATGGCCGCCGAAGGCTTCAACAAGCACGTTCCGCTGGCCGAACGCCAGGTCGACGCCATGTCGACCTTTGGCATGTACCGGCGGAAAACCGCTCTGCTGCAGCGTCTTCGGGTCAGCCGCGTCGCCAACCACGGACCGTTCGGGAACGCATTCGGCCACCTGCCGCTGCGCGAGAAGCTGATCGCGGTATCGGGGATCGTGCGCAGCCAACTGCCCAACCACGATCCCGCACGGGAGAACCTGCCCGCGCTGGCCGAGGAATGGTTTGCCCGCTACGACGACGGCTACGACGTCACCAATTGGTACACCGCGGCCACCAAGCAGAACGTCGATGCCTGA
- a CDS encoding GAP family protein, translating to MPVTANWATVLAGLIPLALVIAVSPLSIIPAVLVLHASRPRPTGLAFLGGWLLGLAALTAVFVGGSGMFGGLHKAPPAWASWLRVVLGSALVAFGVYRWLTRHGRSETPKWMRSFATITPRRAGITGTALAVVRPEVFIICLAAGVAIGTSGLAIAGKSVCAAGFVVVSASTAALPIVAYVAGGDRLGDTLDRLKDWMEKNHAAMVAVVLVLLGLMVLYNGITAL from the coding sequence CTGCCCGTGACAGCAAATTGGGCCACGGTGCTGGCCGGTCTGATTCCGCTCGCCCTGGTCATCGCGGTCTCGCCGTTGTCGATCATCCCGGCGGTGCTGGTCTTGCACGCGTCTCGCCCGCGGCCGACCGGACTTGCTTTCCTGGGCGGCTGGCTGCTGGGGCTGGCCGCGCTGACCGCGGTTTTCGTCGGGGGCTCCGGCATGTTTGGCGGGCTGCACAAGGCGCCCCCGGCCTGGGCGTCCTGGCTTCGCGTGGTGCTCGGCTCGGCGCTGGTCGCGTTCGGCGTTTACCGGTGGTTGACCCGCCACGGCCGCAGCGAGACACCGAAGTGGATGCGCTCGTTTGCCACCATCACCCCGCGGCGCGCGGGAATTACCGGGACGGCGCTGGCGGTGGTACGACCCGAGGTCTTCATCATTTGCCTGGCGGCGGGGGTGGCCATCGGCACCAGCGGGCTCGCGATCGCGGGCAAGTCGGTGTGCGCCGCCGGCTTCGTCGTCGTCTCCGCGTCAACGGCGGCCCTGCCCATCGTGGCCTACGTGGCCGGCGGGGATCGCCTCGGCGACACGCTGGACCGGCTCAAAGACTGGATGGAAAAGAATCACGCGGCGATGGTCGCGGTCGTCTTGGTCCTGCTGGGTTTGATGGTGCTCTACAACGGAATTACCGCACTGTGA
- a CDS encoding DUF2510 domain-containing protein produces the protein MPTSPPAGWYVDPGGSGGQRYWDGERWTTHCRPGRSAPRSPWSAIADGARRRWSAMPVGLRLTLLIAVLLTLAAVGFAAWTPSPHDDWARLPKQLGCRTQDGPRPPGGITVAAVEVNHPRSSVLELVIRFAQPLPQSPTGSHTSGFVGYVLTYSVANNGKKFVELGPEDDTDDLSITSAPGASGGEASMRPDRDTNARRTAPDTIQVYLDLKRLGIDNQEVVPELTVESRFNTPSITTVQFATQVCR, from the coding sequence GTGCCGACTTCGCCGCCGGCGGGATGGTATGTCGATCCCGGCGGTTCTGGGGGACAACGCTATTGGGATGGCGAGCGCTGGACCACGCATTGCCGGCCGGGCCGTTCGGCGCCGCGATCGCCGTGGTCGGCCATCGCCGATGGCGCGCGTCGGCGCTGGTCGGCAATGCCGGTGGGGCTGCGGTTGACGCTGCTCATCGCGGTGCTGTTGACCCTGGCCGCGGTGGGGTTCGCTGCCTGGACACCGTCGCCGCACGACGATTGGGCGCGGTTGCCGAAGCAGCTCGGCTGCCGGACCCAGGACGGGCCAAGGCCGCCGGGTGGCATCACCGTGGCCGCCGTCGAGGTCAACCATCCTCGAAGCAGCGTGCTGGAGCTGGTGATTCGTTTCGCCCAACCGTTGCCGCAGTCGCCGACGGGTTCGCACACGTCGGGGTTCGTCGGCTATGTCCTGACCTACAGCGTCGCCAACAACGGCAAGAAGTTCGTCGAACTCGGGCCGGAAGACGACACCGATGACCTTTCCATCACCAGCGCGCCGGGGGCGAGCGGCGGTGAAGCATCGATGCGGCCCGACCGCGACACCAATGCCCGCAGGACCGCCCCGGACACCATCCAGGTCTATCTCGACCTGAAGCGGCTGGGGATCGACAATCAAGAGGTGGTGCCCGAACTCACCGTCGAGTCCCGGTTCAACACGCCCTCGATCACCACGGTGCAGTTCGCGACGCAGGTCTGCCGCTAG
- a CDS encoding LCP family protein, which translates to MARAAGTPRHRAVRQPSRFRRRLARSLMSLVSAVALLGTGTGYWVAHGALGGLTISQALTAQDPRSTGNTMNILLIGLDSRKDQEGNDLPQSILNQLHAGDSDQGGYNTNTLILVHVGADGRVVAFSIPRDDWVPFNGVPGYTHIKIKEAYGLTKQYVAQQLADQGVSSQRELETRGREAGRAATLRAVRSLTGLPIDYFAEINLAGFYDLAQTLGGVEVCLNHAVYDSYSGADFPAGRQRLNASQALAFVRQRHGLDNGDLDRTHRQQAFLASVMRELQASGTFTNLDRLDSLMAVARKDVVLSAGWDEDLFRRMGGLAGGPAENRVEFRTLPVVRYDNIDGQDVNIIDAAAIKAEIAAALGTAPPATPTSTATKPNPATVVDVINTGSISGMATRVSNALRKQGYTAGEVRDHAYGDPTDTTIAYGAGAETDARNAATLLGLDAPGRPDPSIAPGHIRVTVDTNFSLPTPDETQPTATTTTSTYPLYNGGGTSTTYPTPDQGKPIDGGGVPCVN; encoded by the coding sequence ATGGCGCGCGCGGCGGGCACCCCTCGTCATCGTGCCGTCCGTCAGCCATCTCGGTTCCGCAGGCGGCTGGCGCGCAGCTTGATGTCACTGGTATCGGCGGTGGCGCTGCTGGGGACCGGAACGGGGTACTGGGTGGCCCACGGTGCCCTGGGCGGCCTCACCATTTCGCAGGCGCTGACCGCGCAGGATCCGCGATCCACCGGCAACACCATGAACATCCTGCTGATCGGGCTGGACTCGCGCAAAGACCAAGAAGGCAACGACCTGCCCCAGTCGATCCTGAACCAGCTGCATGCCGGCGATTCCGACCAGGGTGGGTACAACACCAACACCCTGATCCTGGTGCACGTCGGCGCCGACGGCAGAGTCGTCGCCTTCTCGATTCCTCGCGACGATTGGGTGCCCTTCAACGGCGTTCCCGGATACACCCACATCAAGATCAAAGAGGCGTACGGGCTCACCAAGCAGTACGTCGCGCAGCAGCTCGCCGATCAGGGTGTGAGCTCCCAAAGAGAACTGGAGACCCGGGGCCGCGAGGCCGGACGGGCCGCGACGCTGCGCGCGGTGCGCAGCCTCACCGGCCTTCCGATCGACTACTTCGCCGAGATCAACCTGGCCGGGTTCTACGACTTGGCCCAGACCCTGGGCGGCGTCGAGGTGTGCTTGAACCACGCCGTCTACGACTCCTACTCCGGTGCCGACTTCCCGGCCGGGCGCCAGCGGTTGAACGCGTCGCAAGCGCTGGCGTTCGTCCGGCAACGCCATGGCCTGGACAACGGGGACCTGGACCGAACTCACCGGCAGCAGGCGTTCCTGGCGTCGGTCATGCGGGAACTGCAGGCCTCGGGCACCTTCACCAATCTGGACCGACTGGACAGCCTGATGGCCGTGGCCCGCAAGGACGTCGTGTTGTCGGCCGGGTGGGACGAGGACCTGTTCCGCCGGATGGGCGGCTTGGCGGGCGGCCCGGCAGAAAACCGGGTCGAGTTTCGCACGCTGCCAGTGGTGCGCTACGACAACATCGACGGCCAGGACGTCAACATCATCGACGCGGCCGCGATCAAGGCCGAGATAGCCGCGGCCCTCGGCACGGCCCCGCCGGCGACCCCGACCAGCACCGCCACCAAGCCCAACCCCGCCACCGTCGTCGACGTGATCAACACCGGGAGCATCAGTGGTATGGCCACCCGGGTGTCCAACGCGCTGCGAAAGCAGGGCTACACCGCGGGTGAGGTCCGCGACCACGCATACGGCGATCCGACCGACACCACGATCGCCTACGGTGCCGGCGCGGAGACCGACGCCCGCAACGCGGCGACCCTGCTTGGCCTCGACGCCCCCGGCCGACCGGATCCGAGCATCGCGCCCGGGCACATCCGCGTCACCGTCGACACCAACTTCTCGCTGCCCACGCCCGACGAGACCCAACCGACCGCGACCACGACAACGTCCACCTATCCGCTGTACAACGGCGGCGGCACCAGCACGACCTACCCGACGCCTGATCAGGGCAAGCCCATCGACGGCGGCGGCGTTCCCTGCGTGAATTAG
- a CDS encoding type II toxin-antitoxin system Phd/YefM family antitoxin: MEVAVSVLRAELATWIERVRAGDEVIVTDRGTPVVRLVAVDSAPLLEQLTRQGVVSRPRSAVRPTARGAPRVRARGSVSELVSEQRR, translated from the coding sequence ATGGAGGTGGCGGTGAGTGTGTTGCGGGCCGAGCTTGCGACCTGGATCGAGCGGGTCCGTGCCGGCGATGAGGTCATCGTCACCGACCGGGGAACACCGGTAGTTCGGTTGGTGGCCGTGGACAGCGCGCCACTGCTAGAGCAGCTGACCCGGCAGGGTGTGGTGAGTCGACCGCGCTCGGCGGTTCGGCCCACGGCTCGAGGGGCACCACGGGTGCGTGCTCGCGGGTCGGTCTCTGAGCTGGTGAGTGAACAACGCCGCTGA